A part of Aegilops tauschii subsp. strangulata cultivar AL8/78 chromosome 2, Aet v6.0, whole genome shotgun sequence genomic DNA contains:
- the LOC109782437 gene encoding uncharacterized protein isoform X2 encodes MVNHGKEKARFLLSICSPTAAAFPELGELELSLPVVDLLSAMLPASPDHPLSLSRDSLPGAAAPAQPKAAGRSYAAARSLPPLLGDRIVAEEELALVAQQLPLQRARPQVRQHQPLFHLPPIDDDGSSSCSSNSCTSALEVCIGTLQTASGQEADTVFLGGRGFGTAMSSLILTVLEFRVWLYFCLGRVIAFLTGAPDYEDGQLDTKRYGEQYASKGEDVDLMLLPEQIPSYRDLGKTHLKGLSKVH; translated from the exons ATGGTGAACCATGGGAAGGAGAAGGCTCGATTTTTGTTATCGATTTGCTCTCCGACGGCGGCGGCCTTCCCCGAGCTTGGCGAGCTAGAGCTGTCCCTTCCCGTCGTCGATCTGCTCTCCGCGATGCTGCCTGCCTCCCCGGACCATCCCCTCTCGCTCAGCCGCGACTCCCTCCCTGGAGCAGCCGCTCCCGCCCAACCCAAAGCCGCCGGCCGGAGCTACGCCGCAGCACGCTCCCTCCCCCCTCTTCTTGGGGACCGGATTGTGGCCGAGGAGGAGCTTGCCCTTGTCGCCCAGCAGCTCCCGCTCCAACGGGCTCGTCCACAAGTCCGGCAGCACCAGCCACTCTTCCATCTTCCG CCCATCGACGACGACGGCTCCTCCTCATGCTCATCGAACTCGTGCACAAGTGCTCTTGAAGTCTGCATTGG TACTCTACAAACTGCTTCTGGGCAGGAAGCAGATACAGTTTTTCTTGGTGGGCGTGGTTTTGGAACAGCCATGTCTTCTCTAATTTTGACAGTGCTTGAGTTTAGAGTATGGTTATACTTTTGCTTAGG CAGGGTAATTGCTTTTCTTACTGGTGCTCCTGATTATGAAGATGGTCAACTAGACACTAAGCGATATGGTGAGCAATATGCTAGCAAAGGGGAAGATGTTGACCTCATGTTGCTCCCTGAACAGATACCTTCCTATAGAGATCTG GGCAAGACCCATCTCAAGGGCCTCTCCAAGGTACACTAG